The following coding sequences are from one Planifilum fulgidum window:
- a CDS encoding putative CRISPR-associated protein: MKVIISTVGVSLIRNNLSSDKFSDLFGRPVSEWEEHQARLDTIGKELITISRSSDFDPIRFSAETNSLSRIEVNKRDILVFLTSDTLDGVLCGKVLTEIGKRLWGAEAEYRVVKGLQVKDAELFRKVAVDHLVDTVMSVLDRYPVSSYKVILNPTGGYKAVVPYLTLLGLIEGIPVKYIYEQSNTLIELPAAPLSFNLEKLRELGPAAAVLSKDYVAEDELSEMIGISKYRLRKEFADVLVWEEGLVTLTAFARILYLRYIHQEGQLVKLSKPVRKKLKKNPSWENKFAPLFEKMRDPLYRKAHLHNEVQSDRVDLDCLKPGDVNERIFFFVEGETVYICDIFMHDEYEKVVNEGTLLKRMYLDQFDVPIRKTSFD, from the coding sequence ATGAAAGTGATTATTTCCACGGTGGGTGTATCCCTTATTCGGAACAACCTTAGCAGTGATAAATTTTCCGACCTTTTTGGCCGGCCCGTTTCCGAATGGGAGGAGCATCAGGCACGGCTGGATACCATTGGTAAAGAATTAATTACAATCTCCCGCAGTTCCGACTTTGATCCGATTCGATTCAGCGCAGAAACGAACAGCTTGTCCCGCATAGAAGTTAATAAAAGAGATATCCTGGTGTTTTTAACTTCGGATACGTTGGACGGTGTCTTGTGCGGAAAGGTGTTGACAGAAATCGGAAAGCGATTGTGGGGAGCGGAAGCGGAGTACCGGGTTGTCAAGGGATTGCAGGTCAAGGATGCGGAATTGTTTCGAAAAGTGGCGGTCGACCATCTGGTTGATACCGTAATGTCTGTCCTTGACCGGTATCCGGTAAGCAGTTATAAAGTGATTTTAAACCCTACGGGCGGTTACAAGGCAGTCGTTCCGTACCTGACGCTTTTAGGTTTGATAGAGGGAATTCCCGTCAAATACATTTATGAACAATCTAATACATTGATCGAGCTTCCCGCCGCTCCTCTCTCCTTTAACTTGGAGAAACTGCGGGAATTGGGTCCCGCCGCCGCTGTTCTATCTAAGGATTATGTGGCGGAAGATGAGCTGTCCGAGATGATCGGTATCTCTAAATATCGTCTTCGGAAAGAGTTCGCCGATGTGTTGGTCTGGGAAGAGGGTCTCGTCACACTGACCGCATTTGCCCGAATCCTGTATTTGCGCTATATCCATCAAGAGGGACAACTTGTGAAACTTTCCAAGCCAGTCCGCAAGAAATTGAAAAAAAATCCCTCGTGGGAGAACAAGTTTGCGCCCTTATTTGAAAAGATGCGGGATCCGCTTTATCGAAAAGCGCATCTTCATAACGAAGTTCAAAGCGACCGCGTTGACTTGGACTGTTTAAAACCAGGAGACGTAAACGAACGAATTTTTTTCTTTGTTGAAGGGGAGACTGTTTATATCTGTGATATCTTTATGCATGATGAGTATGAAAAGGTTGTTAATGAAGGCACTCTATTAAAGCGTATGTATTTGGATCAATTTGATGTTCCTATAAGGAAAACCTCCTTTGATT